The Lolium rigidum isolate FL_2022 chromosome 1, APGP_CSIRO_Lrig_0.1, whole genome shotgun sequence region tggtgaaAGATGAGCGGAGATTATGTACCATGGACTATGGAGTATGGACGCTCTGTCTCTCGCTAATCTACTACTATCTCTTAGTGGACTAAGTTTTACTTTTCTATCCCTACTTTCTCTCTCCGCATACATAGTCTTGGTCATTTGTCAAGAACATCTAACCTATAAATAGCCATAGGTGGATAATGTAATAGTCACTCTCACTTAAATAGATTTCATCCGGAAATGAGCATAAAATAGATTTATGTACGTCAACATAATCcaacaacatatgtttcttcagGAAATTTAAATGTGAACTCAAGGTTGTAAATCCATGTGCTAGCGAAGGTCAACCCTACACATACGTAGGACCCCCTTGCATAATCGTCCGACAATAGGTTTAAACTAGATACCAcccccatcccaaagcttaaggattaattttttttatgatatgtcaaaccaagtaaaatttgatcaaacttttagaaaaatctatgaaAAATGTGATATTTTTTAGAtaacatatgaaaatatatttcactatctatctaatgatattgattttgtattttgcattttataatttttggtaaaaacttagtcgaGACTACAAAGATAGACACGAGAGAATGACCAGTGAAAAGAAATCATCAATGGTTATAGTATATATAAGGGAACGGGGCAAAAAAAGACTCCTTCACAAGAGCAAGGGAATAcgaaataagaaagaaaaatgCAATGGAGAGAATGGAGAGAAGACAACGATAGCGgttaaaaaaacaaaagagaGAACGAGATAGGGTGGTGACAAGAGGTAGATACATCACAATATTCGACATGTCTCGCTTGCTTCTTTCATCACACACAAACATGGACCATGGTCTAGAGTTAGCTCCCTAATTCTACACATTTTATTGAGATAACCTTACAATTCAAAGTTTCTTAATTTGATTTGCAGACTTTCTAAAAGgcctaaataagaaaacatatGGTTAAAGTGTCATGCCATCATGAATACTACACGATTGAAATGATGTTACTTCCAAAAATATTAGAGTGAAAGGAAAATCTTCTATGAACTATAGTGAAAATAAATCTAAAAAAATGTCATACGGTCTATAATCATACGAATCAAACAACCCACATAGTTAGTAAGAATTCGAGTCATTTAAATGTCCTCCGCAAATCTTTTGAATTACGAATGCCCTATAAAAGAAATAGGccctaaaaataaaaataatacaactTTTACTATGGTTGGGGATTTTAGGGACCGTCCAAGCTAGTTAATCCGACGGTGGAAAAAATAGAAGTACTAGAAAGTACTGAAAAATAAGTAGTGGAAACTACTGAAAAGTACTGGAAATATTCGTTTGCTAAAAAGGTAGATAGGTAATTTCGCCTGTTCTCTCGTCTCATTCCCGACCGGCCATCTCCTCCTCAGTTCCTCTACCGGCTAGGTTTCTGGCCGGCGTGGGCGCGCACCGGCGTTGTCGATTCCCTTTGTCCGGCTTGAGCAGGTGTTCTCGCCGCGGCGGCGACCATCTCCCTGTCATGCAGCGCACCATCTTCCTCGAGGCCGCCCTTGCGCCGACCGCTACGCTGCTGATGAACATGTACCCCAACGCTGGGCCTGGAAGCTGTTGGACGAAATGCGGTGGTGTTGAACATGATGATCAGGTGCTACTGCCATGTGCCGGTCCACTGCAACATTCTTTTTGGGTTTCAACCCCCAGCTGCAAATGGAGTTATGGACATGTACAATAAGATTGATTGCTTGGCCAAGGTGAATGGATCCACCAGTTTGCTAAAGCTAGGCAGATGAATATTGATGCAGTTCTTGGCAATTCGTTGATAGATATGGAGAGAAACAAAGCTAAGCCTGACAGCGTTAACATTCATCGGGTTCTGAGTGCATGCATGTTGCCATGgtggcttggttgatgaaggacgAGAACAGTAAATAATGTTGGTTCTTTTCATTGCCTTAGCTCTCATGGATTGGAATAAATTTAGCCAGTCACCAGTGCAAAGTAAAtctggcgagcggcggcgcgtccggcgagcggcggcgcgtccggcgagcggcggcgtagAAGGGAGCAGAGGATTGCGCCGTGGGACTCAGATCGTGCCCGCGCGCGGCCGTGCGGTTGGGTTAGACTAGGAAGTTACCACGATATTCCAGATTACTTTAATTAACTAGCTAAATCGGATGGACAGAATTAATTCGACCAGTAGTACTGGGTAGTACTCTGTAGTACATGCCAATCACCGTAACATAGCTCTAAAAATAATTGGCATCAGATTCTTGATTCTTGCACTGACGCACCTACCAAAAGAAAAGACAAAGTCACCTAAAAATTGCAAAAGACAAAACAAAAGCATAAACTAAGACCGTACCATATATGTCCGTGCAATACAAAAGAAAGCAAAGGACctcctcgcaaacacgcgccattAAACCCCATTTCCTCCTTCAACTCCTCTTTCTCTTCCCCACTCGCACAACCCACAAGCGCAGCAGCAAGCAACACGAGCCGTCCCGCACAGAGCCAAGAAACCTCAAACCCACCTCTCCCCGTCTCAACAGACCTATCAGAAGCCAAGATCTTCCACCACTTGGTCCAGTAATGCCCGCCTAATTGTGCTACGCATGGCGCCGCCACAGGAGCGAGACTACATCGGgctgtcgccggcggcggcggcagccacgGAGTTGCGCCTGGGGCTTCCGGGGACGGAGGATGCTGCACCGGATGGCGATGGAGCGACAGCGGGGTCGCCTTTGACGCTCGAGCTTCTGTCCAAGGGCGGGGCGAAACGTGGGTTCGCCGGCGCAGCGGGAGGCAAGgcagtggcggaggaggaggacgacgagaagaagaaggcgcaGGCGCCGGCCGCAAAGTAGGTGGACTAGCACCGgttctttttatttccctttgctTGCTACTTATTTGAGTAGATTCTTGATATTTGTTGTAGAATTTTGTTGTGAGCAGTCTTTGGGGTTTCTTTGTTAGGATTTTAATAATTTAGCTGATTTTTCTGTCGATATATAAGGGAGGCATAattccggcctctgcatcaattgatgcacacattATTTTTATTACTAATAATTCAGCTGAATCTAATTTTGAGAAGTTTTTCTGTTTGAAATGCTTCAGTGTGCATTAGCTGTTCTCTGAATTGAAATAGAATTGGCTAATGATTTAGTACTTGATAACTTTTTTACGAACGGTTTCATCCTAATTACAATTAGTCGCCTCTAAGTTTTAGCACATAGTGGCATCGGTGAAATTCAGGTAAAAAAAACTTGTCTCTGCTCTGAAAAAAAGCTGGAGAAGCTTTTTTGTTGTTGCGCGCGCCCTTGTTTGTGCTTTGGACAAGAAGCAACTTTTGTGTGTCTGGTCTCCACTTGCGTGATGCCAACTTCCCAGAATGGCCGCAGTAAGTTATTTAGTCAGTGCGTTGGATTTGGTTCCCCTTGTTCATCTGCTCAAGCATTTATAATTCTACCCACTCATTACTCCCAAGCTAATAATCTGGCATCTCTTTGCTGTTGGTGTTCAGTTTCTGTTTCTGTCCCCTTAAAAAAAATTCAGTTGTTGTTGTGATTTTCAGTACTTTGTGGCTACTAATGCAACCATAATTCTTAAAGGATATATTTTTGATCGTTAGAATGTCTGTAACAGGGCGCAGGTTGTAGGATGGCCACCAATCCGCAGTTACAGGAAGAACACTATGGCGACGAACCTATCTACTCCAAGAAGCAAAGACGAAGTCGAGGCAAAGCAGGCGCCAGTGCCAGAGTGCCTTTATGTCAAGGTTAGCATGGATGGTGCGCCTTATCTCAGGAAGGTGGATCTTAAGATGTACAAGAACTACAAGGATCTCTCTCTGGAGCTGGAGAAGAAATTCAGCTGCTTTACTGTTGGTGAGCTCTCGTTTCATCCCTTACCTTTCTTTGGCTCTGTTGTGGCTTGGGATGCTACAAGAAGCTCGTTTATGTTTTGTGGTATTATATTGGCAAGTGTTTGTTCAATTATGCATTTTAGTTGGACAAGTGCATTCTTTACCATATAGATATATATAGTGCTACTCTCTGCGGTATGCACGTTCTTACTTAATATCATTTTGTAAAATTATATTCTTTGGCATTTTAGGGTTTGCAGGTCTACTATTAACCGTTTATGAAAAATAAGGATCAGATATTATGCTTGTTTAATTTTAAGGTCTAAATTTTCTGAACTGTTAGTCATATTTTGTGCTGACTGTACTATACCCTTGGAAACACCCTTTTCATCCATGCCATTACAAGCCTTGCTTGGACGTCTTTTGTGCAAACATGTCCCAATGAGCACTAGTTTTTGTTTGACTCTTCTGAAAAGGTTATCTGAGAGAGCTTTACTTGCATACTGCGTGTTCCTGGTTCCTGCAGGCCATGGTGAATCGAATGGTAAATCGGGAAGAGATGGCTTATCTGATTGCCGACTGATGGATCTTAAGAGCGGGGCTGAACTTGTGCTCACTTATGAGGACAAGGATGGAGATTGGATGCTTGTCGGTGATGTTCCATGGCGGTGAGTAATGCAGATACCGATTAAATTATGTTATAGTTTCAATGTAGAATCTGTAGCAATGTTGATGGTTTTCATCTGCATTAGCAAGGTTTTCTGAAGTTTCCATGTACCACATTGCATACACCCTTATGACTTAATTTTTTGGAAAGTTGTCTAATTTGATGGGGGTAACTTTCTCCTTTATGCTGTAAATTTTAATACAATAATACATTTGATTTACTACTTGAATTGCTGATGTGTTTCATATGTGATTATTGATTTGAATGGTTACTGACACGAAATATCTCCCTTCCTGTGAAGGTTTGGTAAATTATTTTACTCACAGTGTACGAATTACCGTTATAGTAATAAATGGGAAGGGTACCTGTTTTGTGGTAAAAGAATCTGAAGAATGTTAGACGTTAAAGTGAATTCCTGACTTCCGGCCCAGGtgttttagtttattttactgATTAGTGATTAGAATGCCTGGCCCACCATGATTTTGCAAATCCCAATGAGTTATTGACCTGATCTAGGAATCTTGTCCATAAAAAGCCACCTGACTGCTAAAAATATTCATTTTTTTGTATCGCAGAATGTTCACAGACAGCTGTAGGAGGATGAGGATCATGAAGGGATCAGATGCAGTGGGCCTTGGTAAGTACTGATAATAGTATATAATATGGAAGTGTTACCTGTGTTCATGCGTTTTCTTGTGGAGGGCTGGCATATAATGTACTGCATGTAGTTCCGCACCACTGCATGCTTTATTCTATATATACTAGTACCATAAGGATAAATTTGCATGGTTTGTTCTGTTAACAGTGGGACATGCATATTTGTGTTTCTGGCATAGTGTATACGAGGAATCATTGTCTCCTGTATTTACCAGAGTCAGTATGACTAATTGTTCattcttcatttaaacttgtaacGTGAAAAAATAATTGCACTTTTCAGCTCCGAGAGCCACTGAGAAGATCAAGAACCAGAAATAGAAACACGACGAGCCCGATATGTTCCCTGCGATCGCATCTTACGAGGGTGATGGACTTTATGTGTGAGAAAGGGGTTGCTTATATACCTATGTATTCTCTTTATTATTTTCTTCTACGTTTGTTTTGAACAAGTAATTTTAGATTGGAAGTGTAAGTTGTGTAAGCTCGCGTATGCTACTTTGACCGCGTGTTGTAGCTCGTGTTGTAAATTGATGTGCTCTGCCCTGCAAAACTCTCTCAGGATTTCTGGTTGTTGCTTGTAACCTTGTGTGTTTTGCGAGTGATAAGAACATTGCTTTCATCTGCGATGATTTGTGTGACCCTGTTGGATGCTCCAAGGGTCATGTTACTGTGGTAGCTGTGCACCGTCAAGTGTTGATGGCTGTGGTTGTTAGGAGATCACATCAGGCCGTCATGATCTTCATCGCTTTCTGTCCCAAGGGCAACTGCAGCTGCCTGTTTCAGTTACCAGTGTAGTACATCTCAAAAACCCAAGCAAGCAGTTAGTAGCCAGCCGGTCCAGATTCTTTTTTGGCGTGTGGTCTTTTCCGTTCTCTATATGCACTGCAAAACCCTATTCCAGATAGTGGCCTTCAAATTCAATCAGTGCTTTGGTTTAGTGGGGGCCTTGGATCCATGGGCGGGTTATTACTTTTCCTGATGCCATGATACTGTCGTCCATCTAAAGGTAAGGAAGAGGCTTCCTCGCAATCATACGTTTCATCCCATCATGAAGACAAGAAGGTGGAGCAGAACACAAAAGCATTTGAGATTGCCGCGAATTTAGGCTTTTTCTTCCCTGCTGGCTGCTGCACAATCACAGGGCTTCCTCTTATGCTGCACAATGTCCTCTTAATGCATTAGTAATTGATTGCACACTGTTATGGTACCTGGCTCATGCTTATCACACTCTTTGGATCAGAGGCCATGCATGATGCTATTTTAGCAGTTGTGTGGTTTCGTAGTGGGCAAGTGATCGATTATGTGGTGCACTGGAATATTAGGTAGTACTTCTTTGTTGTCCCATTCAGCATTCGAAAAATAAAATACAAGGTTCCATAAGGTGCTGCTTGATATATGGATGGATGTCCATTCAGTCTGGGACACAGGAAATCGATGCTTATGCCTCCTGTCTGGGCTTTGCTTTTTTTTGGCCTGTGCCGGTGCCTTTTCTTGGTCATGCTTCTTGCATGTGTGCTGTTGCAATTTAGAGCATGGTTAatttgaaggattttgaaaaggaattgtgtaggattcttACCCGTATGAATTTTATTCTATAAACTTCATTTGATTCAAAGGGTTGAAATCCCCAAAATTTATATGGGTTGCTTTTTTTATACTGCAATCCCATAGTATcttgtttttttataaaaatacAATCTTATAAGATCTTTAGCAAGGGGTTAGACCTCTTGGAAAATTTCCTGTGTGCCTATGACAACTATGGCATGTGCTCGGTCTCTACAGAAATTTCCCGCGTTTTTTTCCTTTGATGCAACCATACGCCTTTTGCAACtaatttttacatttttttattcttttagaatttCACATGCCATGGCATGATGTTCCTGCGTTTTTTCTATTCATGTGCTTTTAAATTCTTTGAATCAAACAGGCCATAATAAGATGTTAATTAGTGTGAGAACCTTGCCTAGCTTGGCATCATTGACCTAGCTAGCCAGTTTTAGGCTAATCTAGCTAGGCTGGGAATGATATCCTCCTCTACCGAGATGTGGTGTGGTTACTGGAGACGTGTGGATGGATCGATGGATAGAGTTCGATTTGTTCTGATTCCTCGATCAACAACTGCACTGGATGCATGTGGTGTTGCCCACCTAGCTATGGCCATCGCACTCCCGTTTTTGCCTTTTGGCTGGTCCTGGATCGGCTGCCTGTGCCTGTCTACTGCAAGCCGCTTTATGTCTGTTGCTATACTAGACCTGGCGAGTTGAGCAACCTAAACAAATTTGTGTGTGCGTGCACGGCGCACTCCTTGTCTCTCAGCTCGCTGGTATGATGGCAGGGAGAAACATCTGCATGATCGATCAGCCGTTGCTGCCACATCTATATATCTATCTTTCTGAATTCATGGTGAGCAACATCTGCGTGGCTCCGTGTAGTATGCCTGCCTCTCTCTCAAGTGTCTTTTGTTGGTTTCCCTTTCGGTGTCCAAGCAGCCAAAGCCCTATCAATGGATGGATGCGTGCGTGCACCAATCAACGCATGACTTGTACGTGTGCTCGGCTACAAGATGACAATACCTATGTCTGTATAAAAAAAATATtgtaagtttgtctaaatttagatgtatctagacactcttcaGTATTAGAGAAGTCTCCGACATCCTTTTACTAACGGAGTGAgtatatttttttgaaacaaaaagcAAAAGATTTGTCAttttcattaattaagaagaagtttaGAGGTTCCACACAAATACCTAGGACAAAGCCGAAGACTTTTACATTAGCCTGCTCTCCCGGTAAGGCATTACACACAAATTTAGCCTCGGCGATGCCCCATCTTTGATCTTTAATAatgattgttgttgttgatgatgcATTGTTCTGAAAGTCTCTGTCCTAACAAACATCCCCATATACAAGCATAAGCATAGTGGCCATGGCCTTCCCAATGCTCGTCCACCAACCTTTATAGCTAGCTGAGCATTTGCCCAAAGAGATGTATCGATGTCTGTGTCTACCGAACAAATAGAAGATATATAGTGTTTCAAATGCGGATGGTGATGCGGCATTTGAAAAGGAAGTGCGATGCTGATTCTTGGACTTGATTACATAGAAATAAAATAGGGCACACGACAGCACTTCTATACCTATCTAGCCAGCTTGGTATCGCCATTAGTGCACATACATACGCATGCAGAAATTGCAGCCAGCAGCATACTGAAGAAGAAGATCGACCAACAAGCAGAAAAATCTTCCCAGATCAGCAGCGTATATGTACAGATACAGTGTACCGGCAGCGTTCACGCGTCGGGTGTGCGCGCCCGGGAACATGGGCATGTGTGCACGTACAAGGAAAGGCAACAACGATTTTGGCGTTGTTATCTGGTTCTAGGTTCAGCCCTTGTATCTGAACATGCGCTTGCAAATTGTGGGCCATCGGATGTTTCCTGCTACTCTTTCTTCCATACTCTGCTGTTTGCATATTTTGTTTTATTACTGTTTTGGGTTCAAGTTTATAAAATTACCCCGGTATTCAGAGTTGTAGTAGTTAGTATAACAACACCAAAATTTCAATTCCTGGTTTGAACAATGTTCTTCAATTTTTGTCCAACTTTCAAAAACCATTATTTTTAAGACAAACTGCTAGATTTTATTGTTCAAGCATAAAGTTTACATGAATAAAATTTGAATAGGGTGCAATGAGCCAGACGTGGTGCACTAGGCGTAAAGTTTCAATTTCTGGTTTGAACAAAGTTCTTCAATTTCTGGTTTGAACAAAGTGCACTGGGAACTCGTTCGCATGTGTGAGCTTGAAGGTCTTCCTATGTTGGTAGGAGGGGATTTCAATATCACTAGATCATAAATGCGCGCTTTGCCGCGCCCCTCCATCTTATAAGAAAATAATAATTATAATGATATTTGGAATAGTGCGTATAATACAAATATTGTGACAAAATTAAAGAAGAAAGGTCTGAGTTGTAGAGACTAATATAGGTGCCCCCAGCGACATGCTTATGCTTTCATAAGCTACCCATGGAAATCAAAATCAAGTTGATTATAGTACATCGAAATAAACAAATAATTGTGCAtatgcaatactctctccttgccAGAATGTAGTGCATATAAGATTGTTGAAAACTCAAATGATATATAGTTTGACCAAGTATGTAGAAAATGTAACAACTACTACTTTTTTTTCTACATACTTAGTCAAACTTTATATCATTTGACTTTCTAAAATAACTACATTTTGTCACCAAGGGAGTACATTATTGTCGACCACGTCATATGAACACACTTGATATTACGGGAATTGTTCAAAGTAAGATCATAATTATCATTATAAAAACATTGTAAATATTCAGGAGATACAATCCTGAGCCAACAAAGTACAAAACTATGTGCAGCAACGAGCTtcttcattcactagtttcttatCGGCTGCCATGAAGACTGAAAGCACCATCATGTTAGCATAACCTTTATTATTTCCGAACATATTTAGTAATGTCACACGCACAATGGATATGTACAAGAAGTGGCACtgcccactggtagaaaaagggcctttaatcccggttggcaattgacattaatcccggttgcgcaaccgggattaaatatgcgggactaaagccccccccccccctttagtcgcggttgcttacgaaccgcgactaaaggcccgtccacgtggccgccagccgttcgtcggggcggaggacctttagtcgcggttctcctggccaaccgcgactaaaggcctctgcgggtttagggtttagccccccccccacccctaaatctggtttctttttaatttgtattattttatttcttttatatttactttgtgttttttttttaattttgaagaagtttcagtacacatacatgcatatgaatgtacaatttcaaacaagtttggaattagaaccaagaagaattcaagaggaatatacaatatatattcaatctcggatgaccatatacaatttcgaacaagtttccatacataatttacagcatcagaagttctacgtcctcgtaatagtgttctcctttaggatggaggacttccctcatcaaaaatcctgctagttcctcttgaattggtcggaagcgagcttctggactaagcgttttccggaagttattcctcttgacgttgttatccgacggcttccgctcagaggtgtgtctccggatgaactcacaaacatagtatccacatagattggtccccggtggctgaatatccccagtcagtgaccttctaaattctagctcttttttgaattcaccgaccgtttgatctgtgaaccgtctccaaaccctacgaggcaaagaaaattaaatgaacaagagagttattagttacttgatattaggaaatggaggaaagaggccgatcgatatagagcgcaaatgaatgaaaataattatttttgcagcatttttctcatgttgacccaaagctttggatccatattcagagagtccatgatgagaactctggaggtgtgaaattcaattactagcagaatccagtggaacctgcagacacgatacatgcacagtcatgcatagctcatcgattagacataccatgcatggagtaaacaaaagagaatgtgctcaagacagaaacactcacccaaaatggtaaggaaatagaatttgacttttgagttgctgctttgtaagaaaatcccacaggtcttgctccacgtcggcggggtgtctttctaacacatatacattaacgatttgtgggtcaataaacccaacatcatggatgttccttattctgcattccctaatcttcattttgcataatagcgtacacaacaatatagttaggacaatatatatatatagtgcaggcaatgaacgagatgaggtagaaataaatcacttacagaacgtagcaactgatgacagatttgtcgagctcgcgcagattgaacagctggaacaattcactcatatgaactgttacatagtaatgtttgaagtgatgctcatgtctaacttccgcataaatatattctttgcc contains the following coding sequences:
- the LOC124692511 gene encoding auxin-responsive protein IAA21-like; this encodes MAPPQERDYIGLSPAAAAATELRLGLPGTEDAAPDGDGATAGSPLTLELLSKGGAKRGFAGAAGGKAVAEEEDDEKKKAQAPAAKAQVVGWPPIRSYRKNTMATNLSTPRSKDEVEAKQAPVPECLYVKVSMDGAPYLRKVDLKMYKNYKDLSLELEKKFSCFTVGHGESNGKSGRDGLSDCRLMDLKSGAELVLTYEDKDGDWMLVGDVPWRMFTDSCRRMRIMKGSDAVGLAPRATEKIKNQK